Proteins from a single region of Acidobacteriota bacterium:
- a CDS encoding amidohydrolase family protein, translated as MRKRSRFGFLMGVGVAVSFLFGACSGGEVVTTSAPPSVATTSSSLGVSTTATEPPASSSTVPAPATTTTIPAPAAADIVFTGGDVVTMDPALGTVQAIAISGEVIAAVGTAEEIQRFVGPDTIVVDLQGRAVGPGFVDAHTHILTDMGGIAAGQVLALENGFTSIGDASIEPGLPELFIEAANSGELRVRTTLYLARTDPCGDDQGTWYEQFAPDAVLAPRVRIGGVKIFADGGVCGQLAVSEPFLAGYENGVPYQDLDLLTSWIRDADAAGYQVIIHAQGDLAIERVQDAYAAVLDGQPNTRRHRIEHNAFITETVAKRYGELGLVPTVFGISSACIADIGWTDFYKEFGDRPGTIGKANPGLVVAWHGDDPALPPISPILELFGLVTRNNVAEDGTICEAPEWMRGGGVTVEQGLAMMTMGSAYALRQDDVVGSLTPGKFADLVVLSDNLLAVPADELPTVQILATMIGGVIEYCAPGSQDMCPRVLAAANG; from the coding sequence GTGCGGAAACGTTCACGCTTTGGCTTTCTGATGGGGGTGGGCGTCGCTGTGTCGTTCTTGTTTGGCGCTTGCAGCGGTGGTGAAGTCGTTACGACGAGCGCACCTCCGTCCGTTGCCACCACGTCGTCCTCGCTGGGTGTGTCCACAACGGCGACCGAGCCGCCTGCATCGTCTTCCACAGTGCCTGCTCCGGCAACGACCACCACGATTCCCGCGCCTGCCGCGGCCGACATCGTGTTCACCGGTGGTGATGTTGTCACGATGGATCCCGCGTTGGGCACGGTGCAAGCCATCGCCATCAGTGGCGAGGTGATTGCAGCGGTCGGCACTGCGGAGGAGATTCAGCGTTTTGTCGGGCCTGACACCATCGTTGTCGATCTCCAAGGTCGCGCGGTCGGCCCCGGGTTTGTTGACGCGCACACCCACATACTGACTGACATGGGCGGCATTGCAGCGGGCCAGGTGCTTGCATTGGAGAATGGCTTCACCTCGATTGGTGATGCTTCGATCGAGCCGGGGTTGCCTGAGCTGTTCATTGAAGCTGCGAACTCAGGCGAGCTGCGTGTGCGGACGACGTTGTATCTGGCACGCACCGATCCGTGTGGTGACGATCAGGGAACGTGGTACGAACAGTTTGCGCCCGATGCGGTCCTTGCGCCTCGCGTCCGAATTGGCGGTGTCAAGATCTTTGCCGACGGTGGCGTGTGCGGGCAGCTTGCTGTGAGTGAGCCGTTCCTTGCCGGCTATGAGAACGGTGTCCCGTATCAGGACCTCGATCTGCTCACTTCATGGATACGCGATGCCGACGCTGCGGGTTACCAGGTCATTATCCACGCCCAGGGTGATCTGGCCATCGAACGGGTGCAGGACGCATACGCCGCGGTCCTTGACGGCCAGCCGAACACCAGGCGGCATCGTATTGAGCACAATGCGTTTATCACTGAGACGGTTGCCAAGCGGTATGGAGAGTTGGGTCTCGTGCCCACAGTGTTTGGTATCTCTTCGGCGTGTATTGCTGACATTGGGTGGACCGACTTTTACAAGGAGTTCGGTGACCGGCCCGGCACCATTGGGAAGGCCAACCCGGGCCTGGTGGTGGCGTGGCATGGTGACGATCCGGCTCTGCCGCCGATCAGTCCAATTCTGGAACTATTTGGCCTCGTGACGCGGAACAACGTTGCAGAGGACGGCACGATTTGTGAAGCGCCCGAGTGGATGCGCGGTGGCGGGGTGACGGTTGAGCAGGGTCTTGCGATGATGACGATGGGGTCGGCGTATGCGCTGCGTCAGGACGATGTGGTCGGTTCGTTGACACCGGGGAAGTTTGCTGATCTGGTGGTGCTGTCTGACAACCTGCTTGCGGTCCCCGCCGACGAGCTGCCAACAGTACAGATCCTCGCCACGATGATTGGCGGTGTCATCGAGTACTGCGCACCAGGTTCGCAGGACATGTGCCCAAGGGTTCTGGCGGCTGCGAACGGTTAG
- a CDS encoding sigma-70 family RNA polymerase sigma factor — translation MDTHVVVAARPSDFGVFYSETWERVYRALAVILRDHDLARESVDEAMVRAFQRWSKVRTYDNPVGWVYRVALNYARSRRRRRWREVPWGSIELTWEMKTPNPDLMSALIGLPLRQREVVVLRFLFDWSVREVAAALDIPSGTVKSRLHRAVATLREVMQ, via the coding sequence ATGGATACTCACGTCGTAGTGGCCGCACGTCCGAGCGATTTCGGTGTGTTCTACAGCGAAACCTGGGAACGCGTGTACCGAGCGCTGGCAGTGATTCTTCGGGATCATGACCTGGCCCGCGAGTCGGTAGATGAGGCAATGGTGCGGGCGTTTCAGAGGTGGTCGAAGGTTCGCACGTACGACAACCCGGTCGGTTGGGTGTACCGGGTTGCGTTGAACTATGCGAGATCGCGTCGACGGCGACGGTGGCGTGAGGTCCCGTGGGGTTCGATCGAGCTCACCTGGGAGATGAAGACGCCGAACCCCGACCTGATGAGCGCGTTGATCGGCCTACCGCTGCGTCAACGCGAGGTCGTCGTGCTGCGCTTCCTTTTCGACTGGTCAGTACGTGAGGTGGCGGCGGCACTCGACATCCCAAGTGGCACAGTAAAGAGTCGGCTCCACCGAGCCGTCGCGACGTTGCGAGAGGTTATGCAATGA
- a CDS encoding nitroreductase family deazaflavin-dependent oxidoreductase, with amino-acid sequence MPLPRLLAQINKRTFNKREVKRNRYAVLTHVGRSSGEVYRTPLEVNAVDGGYLIILMYGSKSDWVKNVLADGKARLRVDGSDIDLVSPRVVDWDIGWAQMPASAKPPARFLKVTEFLQMDVRR; translated from the coding sequence ATGCCTTTGCCCCGTCTGCTTGCGCAGATCAACAAACGGACGTTTAACAAACGAGAGGTAAAGCGCAATAGGTATGCGGTTTTGACACACGTCGGGCGGTCATCGGGGGAGGTGTACCGGACGCCGCTCGAGGTTAATGCGGTCGACGGTGGGTACCTGATCATCCTGATGTACGGTTCGAAATCGGACTGGGTCAAGAACGTGCTTGCTGATGGGAAGGCCAGGCTCAGGGTCGATGGCAGCGATATCGACTTGGTCTCACCAAGAGTTGTGGATTGGGACATCGGGTGGGCACAGATGCCCGCATCAGCCAAACCACCAGCGAGATTCTTAAAGGTCACCGAGTTTCTACAGATGGACGTTCGCCGGTAG
- a CDS encoding NAD(P)-dependent alcohol dehydrogenase — MKAIVQYKFGSPDVLNLEDVAKPTVTDDQVLIRIRGAAVNPYDWHLMRARPHLVRLAGFGLRRPKNKIPGSDVAGTIEVVGENVTHFQPGDDVFGGSTGSFAEFVCVSERSIALKPTNVSFEAAAASSMAGITALQALRKGNVEAGHKVLINGASGGVGTFAVQIAKAAGAEVTGVCSTANVDMVRSIGADHVVDYTKANFTHGEHRYDLILDLVGTQSLSACRRILTPDGVYVSAGTKELGNWIQPITGVLKVMMASRLGRQKMVPFLAKTSREDLIELKEFIESGKVTPVIHRTYELSDVPDAIRYLEEGHVPGKLVIAI; from the coding sequence ATGAAAGCAATCGTTCAATACAAATTCGGATCACCCGACGTCCTCAATCTGGAAGACGTTGCCAAGCCGACGGTCACGGATGACCAAGTGCTAATTCGGATCCGCGGAGCTGCTGTGAATCCGTACGACTGGCACCTGATGAGAGCGCGACCACACCTAGTCCGCCTCGCTGGCTTCGGTCTCCGCAGGCCAAAGAACAAGATCCCGGGTTCCGATGTGGCGGGGACTATCGAAGTAGTTGGCGAAAACGTGACACATTTCCAACCTGGGGACGATGTGTTTGGCGGAAGTACCGGCTCCTTTGCGGAGTTCGTATGCGTCTCGGAACGTTCGATCGCGCTGAAACCAACGAACGTCTCGTTTGAGGCTGCCGCCGCATCCTCGATGGCGGGGATCACTGCGCTTCAAGCCCTGCGCAAGGGCAACGTCGAGGCCGGGCATAAGGTACTGATCAACGGTGCATCCGGTGGTGTCGGCACGTTTGCTGTGCAGATCGCAAAGGCTGCCGGGGCTGAAGTGACCGGGGTGTGCAGTACCGCAAACGTCGACATGGTCCGATCGATCGGTGCGGATCATGTCGTTGACTACACCAAGGCCAACTTCACACACGGTGAGCATCGATATGACTTGATTCTTGACCTGGTTGGCACACAGTCGCTGTCTGCGTGCCGACGAATCCTCACCCCGGACGGGGTCTATGTATCCGCGGGAACAAAGGAGCTGGGTAACTGGATTCAACCGATAACCGGGGTGTTGAAGGTGATGATGGCTTCCCGTCTCGGCCGTCAGAAGATGGTTCCGTTTCTCGCCAAAACCAGCAGGGAAGACCTGATAGAACTCAAGGAGTTCATCGAGTCAGGGAAGGTGACGCCCGTCATCCACCGGACCTATGAGTTAAGTGACGTTCCCGATGCGATCCGCTACCTCGAAGAGGGCCATGTTCCCGGAAAACTTGTTATTGCCATATGA
- a CDS encoding ABC transporter ATP-binding protein: MQQSTNSETGRNTPPDTVQPILVVKDLRKSYGPLHALQGIDLELQPGDLVGLLGPNGAGKTTLISIICGLRRADSGSVFVKGVDVRAHPQRARRFIGLAPQELGIYPIVTVRQNLELFGKLTGMSKQRLATQVEAVAVALGLDDLMDRKAGEMSGGQKRRLHTAIALLDDPPLILLDEATTGSDVETRAALIILVKDLASRGSAVIYSTHYLGEIEDLDAAVVILDQGKIIATGSVAELVARGGETVVELTFDGSPPTSLDGFSVTVDGPVLRVTTDNPAQSVAPILSTLGPDAARLQGVEIIKPSLETAYLAITGQRFEVGEELDVASA; encoded by the coding sequence ATGCAACAATCAACAAACTCAGAGACAGGTCGCAACACCCCTCCCGACACGGTGCAACCGATTCTCGTGGTGAAGGATCTGCGCAAGTCCTACGGGCCGCTGCATGCGCTGCAAGGCATCGACCTCGAACTGCAACCCGGAGACTTGGTTGGATTGCTGGGTCCAAATGGAGCTGGAAAGACAACCCTCATCTCGATCATCTGCGGCCTAAGACGCGCGGACAGCGGATCAGTCTTCGTCAAAGGAGTCGACGTACGAGCCCACCCACAACGCGCGCGCCGATTCATCGGGCTGGCTCCCCAGGAGCTTGGCATCTACCCGATCGTAACTGTGCGTCAGAACCTTGAGCTCTTCGGTAAATTGACGGGCATGTCAAAGCAGAGGCTCGCCACCCAGGTCGAAGCGGTCGCCGTCGCGCTCGGGCTCGACGATCTCATGGACCGCAAGGCTGGCGAGATGTCGGGTGGACAAAAACGCCGCTTACACACAGCGATCGCGCTGCTCGATGACCCGCCCCTCATCCTCCTCGACGAAGCTACTACCGGGTCCGATGTCGAGACCAGAGCGGCCCTCATCATCTTGGTGAAGGATCTGGCCAGCAGAGGCTCGGCGGTGATCTATTCGACCCACTACCTCGGTGAGATCGAAGACCTCGATGCTGCGGTCGTGATTCTCGACCAAGGAAAAATCATCGCCACCGGTTCGGTCGCCGAACTCGTCGCCCGCGGCGGCGAGACCGTCGTCGAACTCACGTTTGACGGTTCGCCGCCGACCTCGCTTGACGGATTCTCAGTGACTGTCGATGGACCCGTGCTGAGGGTGACAACGGACAACCCAGCACAGTCGGTAGCACCGATCCTATCCACCCTCGGCCCTGATGCGGCGCGGCTTCAGGGGGTCGAGATCATCAAACCGAGCCTTGAGACCGCATACCTGGCCATTACCGGCCAAAGATTCGAAGTAGGAGAAGAACTCGATGTCGCTTCAGCGTAG
- a CDS encoding ABC transporter permease: protein MSLQRSWALFRHETRITFADPGVLVFLIFMPVLFTMVMKPLFQLSLNAEGFSNASGAEQAVPGMAAMFAGFSAAFAGFTFFREHGWATWDRLRASSATTLDIMVGKLAPPFVITTVQIFTLFGVGVILLDLNISGSLVGLAVVVVAFAMSMLSFGLAITALSRTSLQLNTYANLGAIVFAVIGGAMVPTSVLPSWVQTLGHFTPTFWAMDGLLGVVLDGDGVVDVVRPTLILLLFTAGFAAIAALKFRVEETKIFYG from the coding sequence ATGTCGCTTCAGCGTAGTTGGGCCCTGTTCAGGCATGAGACGCGGATTACATTCGCGGACCCAGGCGTGTTGGTCTTTCTCATCTTCATGCCAGTGCTGTTTACGATGGTGATGAAACCGCTGTTTCAACTTTCGCTGAATGCCGAGGGGTTCTCCAACGCCTCGGGAGCCGAGCAAGCAGTACCCGGAATGGCGGCAATGTTCGCCGGATTCTCCGCTGCCTTTGCCGGCTTCACATTCTTCCGCGAGCATGGCTGGGCAACGTGGGATCGGCTCCGGGCAAGCTCTGCAACCACCCTAGACATTATGGTCGGCAAGTTGGCGCCACCATTCGTGATCACCACGGTCCAGATCTTCACCTTGTTTGGCGTGGGTGTGATCCTCCTTGACCTCAACATCTCAGGTTCGCTCGTCGGCCTCGCGGTGGTCGTAGTCGCCTTTGCGATGAGCATGCTGTCGTTTGGTCTCGCCATCACCGCGCTCAGCCGGACGTCGCTCCAGCTCAACACCTACGCCAACCTCGGGGCGATTGTATTTGCAGTGATCGGTGGCGCCATGGTGCCCACTTCGGTGCTCCCAAGCTGGGTTCAGACGCTCGGACATTTCACGCCAACGTTCTGGGCGATGGATGGCTTGCTCGGCGTCGTCCTCGACGGAGACGGTGTAGTCGACGTGGTCAGGCCGACGCTGATACTGCTCTTGTTCACTGCGGGGTTCGCAGCAATCGCGGCGCTCAAATTCAGGGTTGAAGAGACCAAGATCTTCTACGGATAA
- a CDS encoding MFS transporter, whose amino-acid sequence MIDHLGTTYPGRRWVVPLSVTVMVGFGVILYGFSVYATDSAAGGEFSKTALSLAYGGSVFVGGLFALPVGRFADRHGVRTIIGVGAVLGSVGLVGFSLANQPWHLMAMWWIFLGPAQAMIYYEPVYVAIEQWSVPVNRARTLATITLIGGLAGIVFIPLVAQLVSVFGWRSAVRGLGLLLLIVGSLTATFALPSGRGTGPSSKLGSQTNAVSLAFVRERRFVLFTLAQMLILLATQGVIAHRVARFQEIGYSLGTVALWAAAASAMSLPGRWMAPRLAERFGATWIQAAISLIVAVSVVLMVKDAPSWQMIGHFFLFGLAFGALLPLRAMVMADWYSGPTYGRIMGTQWTAVVLVAATGPILVGVMRDSTGAYQSPFMLLSALFVVAAALIVVSGRALSAESSVQAGAS is encoded by the coding sequence ATGATTGATCACTTGGGCACAACTTACCCTGGCCGTCGGTGGGTGGTGCCGCTGTCTGTGACTGTGATGGTCGGGTTCGGCGTGATCCTGTACGGGTTCTCGGTTTACGCCACCGACAGCGCAGCCGGTGGAGAGTTCTCCAAAACTGCACTTTCTCTCGCGTACGGGGGATCGGTATTCGTGGGAGGCCTCTTTGCCCTCCCCGTCGGGCGTTTCGCCGACAGGCATGGTGTCCGAACGATCATCGGTGTTGGCGCTGTTCTCGGAAGCGTCGGGCTGGTCGGCTTCTCGCTCGCGAACCAACCTTGGCACCTCATGGCGATGTGGTGGATCTTCCTCGGACCTGCTCAAGCGATGATCTACTACGAGCCGGTGTACGTCGCGATTGAACAATGGTCCGTGCCGGTCAACCGCGCCCGGACGCTTGCAACGATCACACTGATTGGTGGTCTGGCCGGCATTGTGTTCATTCCGCTGGTCGCGCAGCTCGTATCGGTGTTCGGCTGGCGTTCGGCGGTTAGGGGGTTGGGGCTTCTTTTGCTGATCGTGGGCAGTCTGACCGCGACTTTTGCGCTGCCGTCGGGGCGCGGGACAGGGCCTTCCTCCAAACTTGGGTCTCAAACGAACGCGGTGAGTCTGGCGTTCGTCCGCGAGCGTCGATTTGTGTTGTTCACCCTCGCGCAGATGCTGATACTCCTAGCAACTCAGGGTGTCATTGCCCACCGTGTGGCGCGGTTCCAGGAAATTGGGTACTCGCTTGGAACGGTTGCGTTGTGGGCGGCCGCTGCGTCCGCGATGAGCCTGCCCGGCCGATGGATGGCCCCTCGGCTTGCCGAACGATTTGGTGCCACTTGGATCCAGGCAGCAATTTCGCTGATCGTTGCGGTAAGTGTCGTGTTGATGGTGAAAGACGCGCCATCGTGGCAGATGATCGGCCACTTCTTTCTGTTCGGCCTCGCGTTCGGAGCGTTGCTACCGCTGCGCGCAATGGTCATGGCGGATTGGTACTCGGGCCCGACGTATGGGCGCATCATGGGTACCCAATGGACCGCGGTCGTCCTGGTCGCCGCGACCGGGCCCATCCTGGTCGGCGTAATGAGGGACAGCACCGGTGCGTACCAGTCGCCGTTCATGCTTCTCTCTGCCCTGTTTGTTGTGGCCGCGGCGCTGATTGTGGTATCGGGTCGCGCTCTATCTGCCGAGTCCAGCGTGCAGGCTGGTGCGTCGTAG
- a CDS encoding helix-turn-helix transcriptional regulator, producing MQAILELIAEETRYVHPGSEVVISRLCDIIVMQAIRPWIEQDPAAQTGWRGALRDERVGTAIASIHSAPARDWCVPALADEAAMSRSAFSGRFTELVGEPVMLYVTRWRMHVAFELLRNGDTTVASTAAQVGYDSKAAFSRAFKRVTGITSRSPGGTPRREQRPVPRGGTVAHD from the coding sequence ATGCAAGCCATCCTTGAACTGATCGCCGAGGAAACCAGGTATGTGCACCCGGGCAGCGAGGTCGTCATCAGTCGACTGTGCGATATCATCGTCATGCAGGCGATCCGTCCCTGGATCGAGCAAGACCCCGCAGCACAAACGGGCTGGCGAGGCGCGTTGCGTGACGAACGGGTTGGTACGGCCATTGCGAGCATTCACTCAGCCCCAGCCCGAGACTGGTGTGTCCCCGCGCTCGCAGACGAGGCCGCTATGTCCCGCTCGGCGTTCTCTGGGCGGTTCACCGAACTCGTTGGCGAACCAGTCATGCTGTACGTGACACGGTGGCGCATGCACGTCGCATTCGAACTCCTCCGAAATGGTGACACGACCGTGGCTTCCACAGCAGCCCAGGTCGGTTACGACTCCAAGGCAGCGTTCAGTCGGGCCTTCAAACGTGTCACCGGCATCACCAGTCGATCGCCGGGTGGCACCCCGCGACGAGAGCAAAGGCCCGTCCCGCGGGGTGGTACGGTGGCGCATGATTGA
- a CDS encoding radical SAM protein, with the protein MSANVVLISTYELGRQPFGLASPAAWLKAAGANVTLQDLALCQLDLKSVREADLVGFYVPMHTATRLAEEVLARVRQVNESAHICFFGLYAPMNEKHLRTLGADTVLGGEFEKGLVDVYLSVVGEHPQPYAQTVPSISLSRQKFMVPDRTGLPELDQYARLQVSPEVSRIVGYTEASRGCKHLCRHCPVVPVYNGRFIIVQPKVVLEDVRRQVDAGAEHITFGDPDFFNGPQHSLRIVRRLHEEFPELSYDVTIKVEHLLEHSGLLPTLKETGCVLITSAVESFDDHILEKFDKHHTMEDFKAVLHALQEVDLALNPTFVTFTPWTTAIGYTQFLQTLALLNLVEHVSPVQYAIRLLIPAGSKLLELDEITDLVSDFDDKALLYPWKNPDPAMDLLYRQVLTIVEQNQAAKRSRRDIFSEIWTAVHARHGDPDSSGEPPLDDVRPMADIPYLTEPWYC; encoded by the coding sequence ATGTCAGCCAACGTTGTACTTATCTCCACCTACGAGCTGGGCCGACAACCGTTTGGTCTCGCTTCGCCTGCGGCGTGGCTAAAGGCGGCCGGGGCCAATGTGACCCTTCAGGATCTCGCCTTGTGCCAGCTTGATCTGAAATCTGTGCGTGAGGCGGATCTGGTCGGATTCTATGTGCCGATGCACACGGCTACTCGTTTGGCAGAGGAAGTGCTGGCTCGGGTTAGACAAGTCAACGAGAGCGCCCACATCTGCTTCTTCGGACTCTATGCCCCCATGAATGAGAAGCATCTTCGCACGTTGGGTGCAGACACCGTGTTAGGCGGAGAGTTCGAAAAGGGCCTAGTGGATGTTTATCTGAGCGTCGTCGGCGAGCACCCTCAACCCTATGCACAAACGGTGCCGAGCATCTCGCTCAGCCGCCAGAAGTTCATGGTTCCTGACCGGACGGGTCTCCCAGAACTTGACCAATACGCTCGCCTACAGGTGTCACCTGAGGTGTCCCGTATTGTCGGGTATACCGAAGCTTCGCGGGGCTGCAAACACCTTTGTCGACATTGTCCCGTGGTTCCGGTGTACAACGGCCGTTTCATAATTGTGCAACCAAAAGTTGTTCTCGAGGACGTGCGCCGTCAGGTTGATGCGGGCGCGGAGCACATCACGTTTGGCGACCCAGACTTCTTCAACGGCCCCCAGCATTCGCTACGAATTGTTCGTCGTCTGCACGAAGAGTTCCCAGAACTCTCCTACGACGTCACAATCAAGGTCGAGCACCTACTCGAACACTCCGGACTCCTGCCGACCCTCAAAGAGACCGGTTGCGTTTTGATAACCAGCGCAGTCGAGTCGTTCGATGACCACATCCTCGAGAAATTCGACAAGCATCACACAATGGAGGACTTCAAAGCGGTCCTACACGCACTACAGGAAGTCGATCTCGCATTGAACCCAACGTTTGTGACCTTTACCCCCTGGACGACCGCAATTGGATACACCCAATTCCTGCAGACGCTTGCCCTCCTCAACCTGGTAGAGCACGTTTCTCCGGTGCAGTACGCCATACGGCTCCTAATACCTGCCGGCAGCAAGCTGCTGGAACTGGATGAGATCACGGATCTAGTGTCGGACTTTGATGACAAAGCGCTGTTGTACCCGTGGAAAAACCCGGACCCTGCAATGGACCTTCTCTACCGACAGGTCCTCACGATCGTAGAACAGAACCAAGCAGCCAAACGCAGCCGGAGAGACATCTTCAGCGAAATTTGGACAGCTGTGCATGCCCGGCACGGTGACCCCGATTCGTCAGGAGAGCCTCCGCTCGACGACGTCCGGCCAATGGCGGACATTCCGTACCTGACTGAACCATGGTACTGCTGA